One window of Trifolium pratense cultivar HEN17-A07 linkage group LG5, ARS_RC_1.1, whole genome shotgun sequence genomic DNA carries:
- the LOC123885349 gene encoding uncharacterized protein LOC123885349: MMNPKILIVFFLLLNLTSISIQNPNPKPKIPKSIPTPAHVELASYGFPVGLLPATTVLSHYINHTSGDFAVKLGGACKITLPPDNYVATYSDTITGKIVKGKIAELDGIRVRAFFKWWSITGIRSSGDDVVFEVGMVTAKYPSKNFDDSPACEGQHSAF; the protein is encoded by the coding sequence ATGATGAATCCAAAAATTCtcatcgtgttctttcttcttctgaATCTCACATCAATTTCAATccaaaaccctaaccctaaacctaaaaTCCCCAAATCGATTCCAACACCTGCTCACGTTGAGCTCGCCAGTTATGGTTTCCCCGTCGGTCTTCTTCCGGCAACGACCGTCTTAAGCCATTACATCAATCATACTTCCGGTGATTTCGCCGTTAAGCTTGGTGGCGCGTGTAAAATCACGCTTCCACCTGATAACTATGTTGCAACTTACTCTGATACAATTACGGGGAAGATTGTGAAAGGTAAGATTGCTGAGCTTGATGGAATTAGGGTTCGTGCTTTCTTTAAGTGGTGGTCGATTACCGGAATTCGATCTTCCGGTGATGATGTTGTTTTTGAAGTTGGGATGGTTACTGCTAAGTATCCTTCCAAGAATTTTGATGATAGTCCTGCTTGTGAGGGTCAGCACTCTGCTTTTTGA
- the LOC123884791 gene encoding protein SODIUM POTASSIUM ROOT DEFECTIVE 2 — protein sequence MGKLGRMLETFCLSSCSKTCFCMNFSEFEDELERKSLISSESDHKLRLKDVVDGKQTLAFQLKPQIVILRVSMHCHGCARKVEKHISKLEGVSSYKVDLETKMVVVMGDILPFEVLQSVSKVKNAQIWKSHANEE from the exons ATGGGGAAACTAGGTAGAATGTTGGAAACTTTTTGTCTTTCATCTTGTTCCAAAACTTGCTTTTGCATGAACTTTTCTGAATTTGAAGATGAACTAGAGAGAAAGTCTTTGATTAGTAGTGAAAGTGATCATAAACTAAGATtgaaagatgttgttgatgGAAAACAAACATTGGCTTTTCAATTGAAACCTCAG ATTGTGATATTGAGAGTGTCAATGCATTGTCATGGATGTGCAAGAAAAGTTGAGAAACATATCTCAAAATTAGAAG GAGTGAGTTCATACAAAGTGGATCTAGAAACCAAAATGGTAGTTGTTATGGGTGACATTCTTCCCTTTGAAGTATTGCAAAGTGTATCTAAGGTGAAAAATGCACAAATTTGGAAATCTCATGCTAATGAGGAATAA